A segment of the Calonectris borealis chromosome 2, bCalBor7.hap1.2, whole genome shotgun sequence genome:
TTAAaagtttttgaaagagaaaaattgcctttttttttcttctttacaatgctgtaatcaaggggaaaaaactgcaagaaaaagtaGCTGCAGCTGAAGGAGGCGAAGCGCAAAGAGCCTGAAACATGTTTTTGCTGTTACTGTTTTTGATTTCATGTGAGGATAACAATAGGTCATACCTAGATGATATTGAAACATGGTCCAGGGGACAGGAAGACAtttaattaggggaaaaaaggccTCTGGCAGGTTAATTGACACACAGGTCTGTTTTCTAAAAGCCTGTTCAGACCCTCTTACCCTCAGGACAGCCTTCGGACAGAGCCTGGCTTGTTCAGATTGCAATAGGTTAATAACGACGCTGCGAAAGACTAGCACTTTGCTGAAGATAATTATGCATTAGCTAAAAGAGGGGGTTGTTTCATCCCATTAAAATGAACTCTATGTAGCAGAGCATTATCGCTCCGCTCTACTGAAAGTAAACATTTCGGCATTCACTACGTTAGCTGTCAGCTGTGGATAGTGGGAAGAgcggagcaaagccagagcccaccATCAGCTCTGGATGGAGTACGTTTCAGCTCTTCATTACAGCGATGGGCAAAGATGCCAGCGTGGTTCTTCTGTGTTGGATGACCCGAGCTTCAGATACTGCCAAGCCTCTCGTGCTCAGCTGAGCGAAGGTtgccaggctgctcctgcccttGCGTTTTTTATATAGTTCTGCAGGAAGATCGGAGACATAAATAGCAAAGCTGTAGGTTTGTGAATCTACACAGGATAAATACGTCAGAGTGTGGGAGGGCAGATAGAGTCTTCCGAAAGTCATCTCCAGTGGTAGTCCGTTAATGAGGAACAATTTTCACTCCTGTTTGCTCCCACACCAAAACTCATACACAGAAGGACTTTTGGagagtttcctttcctttcctctccaaatAGAGAGCGCTGGGGGAATTCAGTGCCAAATCAGCTATTAAACGCCTTAATGTCTTTGTAGGTCTATTCCAAGGCTAAACTCTCCGTAGGCTTCACTgacttttcttaaatttttagTGGCATGAAAATTATATACATGCACATCAGAATCCAGAACGCTTCCTGCCAGATAGGTCTCTTAAGGCAAGCTACATTTTAGTTTCCGTACATGGTGGTCCAAGTAGTGATGTacctttcagagaaagcaaatttgcacattggggttttttatttcttgccgTTACTGCTTCTTTGCTCAAGCCATAGCTATTCTTCTGTCGGTTGTCTTCCTAACATCTCAGCCTGATCCTTTTGTGCACGTGCAAGTGTAGTATCAGGAGCTGCAAATCACCTGCAGCCATTGCCCTTAGGTATGAGATCAAGCGTATCCCGATGAGAGATTCCTAGGCAGCAGGGCTCTGGGACAGTATCGGTCTGACGGCTGGTTTCTTGGTAAAAAGGTGAGAAGTTACCGCGGCACAGGCAGAGTCCTTCCACTGACTTTGTGAGCTTTGGCTCTGGCCCACAGAGCCAGATTTGTGCGGTGGTGTGAAAGTATCTGATGGGAGAACCTGACAGCAATAGGAGTGAAGCCCctaaaaaacaaaatgttttgtccTATGTGTTATGATTGTgacaaaaatacttatttatgaCCAAATTAGCTCGGTGAGGCAGATATAAATTAAGCTCCTTCTAGTCTTCACACCTATCAAAATTAGGAGGTTAAAGACAGGCTATATCTGAGCTActacactattaaaaaaagattatccTACCTCCCTGCAATATGCTTAAGATCTTGACAGCAATTTCAGTGGGACaagttatttttctctccatATCAGCATGACCCCCTGGGAAACAGTGGGTGGTACATCATATGCCAATTGAAagtggaatataaaaaaaatctataaatacAAGGCACTACAACCTTTCATCACGTTTAATACAAGAACCATGAACGCTGGCTCTGAGGATtccttttcacatttcttttcctattgATATCTCTTTAGTCATTGTCTCAATTTCTTCTTAAGTGTGAAATGGAGAGGGTGCCTCGGCATTTTGGTTATCATACTGAGGTAACACAAGGCTTTATACTCAATGCGATGACTGCTGGCAGTGCAGCAGCCCTGAAATATGTATCCAGTCACTCCCCGACATTTTAGGGAACGCTGTAGTTAGCAAAGAGGGCAAAAGTCTCATCgctcttttgctgttttctttcacaaCAGGGAAAAAACTGTGCATAAACACTTAGAGAGGGATGAAGTTAGGATGTGGTGCTGTGCAGTAAAAATTTCCTCGGCTCTGCCTAGCAAAAGGCACCTGTGGTGAGCATGTGGGCAGAACTGTTTATAGATGTGCCAGGTTCTCAGCTTCTCCAGTGGTGAAATGGAGACCAGCGTGACACAGCCTCGCCACTCTTGAGTGATATTTTATTGCTATAGTTTAGCATAGGCGAGCAAAATGAGGTTTTACCTTATACCTAATACCTGTTGCATCCAGTGGCAGCCACACACCCCACTAACATGGATGGACTCCTACATGCTTACAAGAGTTTTCATGAACTGTTCAGCGTCAAAGTGGCTCACCGAATAAATATAAACTTCccttaaataaatacatacttgCCTTCCGCTCAAAGCCCCCAGAGCATTAACACTTTTATATGAGCATTTACAGAGGAAACAGCACTAGCCCTATAATTGTCCACATCAAAATCTGTTTATTTAGAGAAGCTGATTATTATTCAGCTGGAGTTACTAACAGTGATGTAGCAGAGAATTACCATAGTATCTGTGCTGTTGAATTAACAATCAAAGAGCAGCCATCACCAGCACTATTGTTTATTGCTGTTCCAATGCACCGAGACTGTCTTGTTTACAGGCATCGTAACTGAAGAACAGACTTCTCTTTATTTTCCACTAAGTGAGCCTGCTGGGAAGAgcacctcttccagtgcctcagaAAGCTTGGGGAGGGCATCGTGGTCATTAGTTGTTACAGATGACGTCATTAAAAATGCTTATCTCTCCGGACCCTCCCTCTATTCTTGTGGTAcgttttcttttagaaataccTACGTTTATCAGTACTTTATATAAGCTTTTGACTATAGGGCTAGTATGTTAATAAACGTTCACTGGAATATAAAAACTATTCTATATTTTGTGAATAATAGATTATAGATGCCTCCAAGCACATAATGTAAAATGCTGTAGGTGTTTATGAGCCACTTATAAGCAATTTATTATTGAtcaggaagggagggatggatcACCCATTTATTAAAATCCATGAATCCTATACTTTTCTAATCTTTTCTAAAGGGTGTTAAGGGCTTGGTTAGAAATGAGGCGTGAGTCTGCCTTTCAGCAGTGGGCTGTCTGGCCAACAGTTGGTACCATCACACCAAATTCCTGGCAGCCTCCGGATACTCCTGAGCATCGTTGACCTGTCCTGCGGCCAAACGTGTAGCTAGTAGCTCTGGTTTTAGTTATCTGTTCCAGCTGCTCTTAGCAGCGATGAGTTTACTTTGGTATCTTGCAATTCGTATCGATTTCACGTGGTGCTTTCCTTTAAGAACCACCACTGTCTCTTTCTTTGGTTCACTCCCTGGCTAAATCTTTTTCTTCCGTCTTTTCTGTGTTTCCCGCTCCTCTTCTCCCCAGGGCGAATGCTCACGGAAGTGCTATGACATCTTTGTGCTGGAGACGGTGTGCGTGGCGTGGTTTTCGTTTGAGTTCCTGCTGCGATCCATCCAGGCAGAGAACAAGTGTGCTTTCCTGAAAACCCCGCTCAACATCATCGACATCCTGGCCATCTTGCCTTTCTATATCTCTCTCATTGTGGACATGGTCTCCACGAAAAACAGCAGCAAGCCCGGTGGGGGAGCTGGGAACAAGTACTTGGAACGAGTGGGCCTGGTGCTGCGCTTCCTGCGGGCTCTGCGCATCCTGTACGTGATGAGGTTGGCACGGCACTCGCTGGGGCTGCAGACGCTGGGGCTCACCGTGCGCCGGTGCACCAGGGAGTTCgggctcctcctgctcttcctttgCGTCGCCATGGCCCTCTTCTCGCCGCTGGTGTACTTGGCTGAGAGCGAACTGGGAGCCAAGCAAGAATTCACAAGCGTCCCCACCAGTTACTGGTGGGCTGTGATCTCCATGACAACCGTTGGCTACGGGGACATGGTGCCTCGTAGCATCCCCGGACAGGTGGTAGCCCTGAGCAGTATCTTGAGTGGGATTTTGCTGATGGCTTTCCCAGTCACATCCATCTTTCATACCTTTTCCCGTTCCTACAGTGAGCTGAAGGAGCAGCAGCAACGAGCAGCGAGCAGGCAGATGCGCCAGCTAGAAGAGAGCACCAAACTCCCAGGTGGTGACAGTACACAGGGGCTCGGTGTCACAGTCCCACCagatgctgctgggcaggaggcgCAGCCCACGGTGGACCGGGAAGCCAAGAGAAGTTGTTGATTCTGAACGGCTGGAGACACATGTTCGCAGCGCAAGAAGCAGTGGACAAGGGGGGTCAGTTCTGCAAGAAGAACCTCCTGAACTGCGTAAGGGAGGGGCAGACACACACAAGGTTGTCTCTAAAGACCAACTTTTGATCTTAAGGGCCCTCTGCAGAGTGCCCCTAGAAACTCTACCAAGTACAGCTCTGCTCCATCGCTTTTCGTAGGGCTTTCTTTTCCATTGAACAAGTATTTTTGGCAGCCCCCAAGGAGCAGCCGTTGAACGTAGCCAGCCAGGAGAACGTAGCGTGAAGCACAGCCTTTGTCGGGGTGCCATTCGGCAGAGCAGCCAGcgtgctgcctcctccctgctcgGTGACTCCATGTGCGAGGGGCTGAACAAGGGGGCTCCCCGTGCTGCCACACCCCAGGCACAGGGGGGTTTGTTTTGGCAGCTCCGCCGAGGAACACAAGCCTCAGACAAGCCAAGGTGTGTGGGCAAGAGAAGGGCAGAAACATCCCTTCAGCTTTCCCGGGGGCTTGGTTTTGTCTGGTTTACAGATCAGgcagcacagcctgggctgcCAGCTCTGACTTGTGCGCTAGCGCAGTATGCATTATTTAGTAAATACGCATATTTACCACCCTAAGCTTTGTATCTTAGCCCCATGACAGAAATATACATAGACAATCTTCCTGACTATGCTACTGAATGTTAactcgttttttttttcctttgctaacaGTTGAATATAACAAATATCTTTACAAATCACACCATTTCTCCACTTTCTGTTAACTGTTTCCATCTCtcatgtatcaaaaaatgtgttTAACAGACGACTAAACCTGAACTACATGCAGCCCAAGAAGGGGAGTGTGATGTTAAACCAGCAGCGACTCCCCAGCTCTGCATACTCTTCCTCAGCGGTGGTGGCTGCACCAACTGCAGTCATGTGCAAACACGAGCAGTCCAAACCCGGTGAAGTCAATGAGACGCCTTCAGTGGGCTCTGGCCTGAGCTGCAGGGTAGCAGCTGTGCTCGGCAGCGCTGggagtagtctttttttttttttcctactaagaaAAAGACAATCCTGCCATCTAAAAATTAGAACTATTGTTCTGGCTCTTCTTCCTAATTCTCAAAAGATCTAAGTcaacttaaaaggaaaatgaatcatATGGTGACATCTGCATGTTTGTTTACTGATGCCAGCCCCCTCCCTGGAGGAGCTGTGTGGCTGCTCCAAGTCAGGGTGCTCTGTGGGCCTTTCAGTGCTCCTGCAGGTGGGACGCGATCAGGGGATGGAGGGAGATGGAGCACAACTGCCTCTTGTACCTACGCCCCCCTTTGTTTAAAGGCGTGCAGTGTCACCCTCCATATTCTCCTCCTGCCAGGAAGGGAACAAAAGCTGAGGTATTTGAAGATGGGATTTGtctggcttggttttttttcgCTTCAGCATATGTTGTAACACCAATCCTACATTAGCAAACTCCCATATTAAGCCATTCCTTATAGGAATGGagcaagggaaaataaaaggttacactttattttaataaaaattagaagCTTTGTTGCTGAATGCTCGCCTCTGATGATTCGGGTGCGGGGGGGAGGCGGTGTTTTGCCGTGCTGATGTGAAGCCATGCGTGCCGGTGCTCCAGCCAGGGTCCCGTGCCCCGGGCCTGGTATTGCTCCTGTGCAGCCGTAGCCAGGCCAGACAGCCCCGAGCAGCGCAGCAGGGTCGCGGGGCCAGGGTACACAGCTCGGAGCAGCAGCTGTGTTACACGCACAGCTCGCTGGTGAGGCAGCAAAACCGGGCGCCCCTACCCCGCAGGCTGCATCTGGGTCTCCAAACCCCCAGCTGTATTGAACTACAAGCAAACTGAATGCAGCCGCGTGCGCCAGGGCTCTGCCCATCGTTCACAGCCCACAACCACCGCGAGCACAACCGCTCCTTGTGCCAGGCAAGGAGGGCCAAGGGCTGGTCGGTGGTGCCTGGGCTGACTCAGACTCCTGGCAAAGCAATACCAACACTGGGTTGCTGTGACTCAtgagagattttaattttattatttttttaatcctgatgCAGGCATTTCTTGCATTAAGGCTTATTAAGGTTTGGCATCAGGAATACGGCTTTGCAGTCGGCTAAATACAAACCCGCAAAGTGAGCAGTGCGTGGGGGCAAAGTGAGGCATGGTGCTGAGGGGCAGCAGTGCATTTTATGGTGGCATTCGGGTGCTCAGGTGTTCAGGTGGGACCCAACAGATTCACCAGGTGAACCCACAAGTTCACCTTTCACGGTCCTTTGGTTCATGCACACCGGGTGCTGTTTAGTGCTACCAACCTGGTGTGAATGCAGTGATCACGGCTAGTGTGCACGGAGGGTGCAAAATACATCTCCTCAAGCTGGTGAGGCCCACGAATGATCAGCAGCATTAGCTTACTCTTAGAAGAGCCATGTTGAAGTAGACATCCTTGCAGGACGAAGAGTTTCACGCTTGCAGTGCTAGCAAATAACCACGAATGAATGCCGCTTTTGGCCccacagcatgaaaaaaacagcACTAGGACAGCtaactgcagctctgcagctgtggAGAAAAACAGACTGATGACACACATCATATTAGAGCTGTGCTCCATCAAGTTGCTATTGTCCTACAATAGTGagttctttatatttttcaaaaggcACATAATTAATTCCAGCACGCATAGAGTTTTAATAAAGTGACAAAACCCACTCATTATGTCTGCTAGTCAAGGCCTGGCTTTTAATAAAGTTTCATTTTATCTATTGAGATGACAGAGGAGGAAACAAATATAAACCAGGAaccttttaaacaaattatttttggaaGCTGTATAAAGTTGCAATGCACACATTGCCAGACATAAAAGATACCCAGAGGAGAGCGAGTTTCACCCAGCGTTGTTGTTATGGGTGATGCTTATTACTTTTGATCAGCCGCTGGAGaagtgttggttttgttgtgtatggtggtggttgttttttattttgacacaGCACATACATACATGATTTAAGGCCATTTATCTCTAACTATAATAAATGCTACACTGCTATCTGCATGCATGCCAGTGCCAGCGGGTAGTTATACTTGTTTCTTTGAAACACAATCATCTAGTGCTTCATGATTGTAGCACGTTGGTTttgccccaaggaaaaaaaattcctctctccTGTGGGAGAGAGACTCAAAACGCATGTGAGCAAAGCTGCCCCTTCTACACGGCCGTCTCGGTGGCAGCACGCGTGGGCCTGGACATACAAATTCTGACAGTTGGCAACAATAATCATCTGAAAACCGTAACTATGTTTGAGAGCTAAGGATGCAGTAACTGGTAAAGGGACAGCGTTAGAGGGAATGACACAAAATCAAACACAACTTCTGCTCATGCAGCACATGTGCAGAGCCATCTCCTACCTCACAGCAACCTCAGTTAAGAAAAAGCACTAATGGTAAGAAAAACATGACACGGGTATCATCCCCTCAGCCGTAAGCCGGACAGAGGTTTCACACGTCTCACACTGATGAGGCCAGAACAGGCTCGGTCTATGGCAGCCTCACAGCAGATGCTTCACGGGGGCAAAGTATCCTTGGCTCTCACAGGGCTTGGCGCCGACAAGCTACAGCCTTAGAAGAGTATGAAGCCTTGGGTCAGAAGAGGAAAGAGGCGGATGGACAGGCTGATGGCTGGAGAAATCCAGCGTGGTTCTGCTGGCCCATCTGAGGCTGAGCAAGGCCCCTCAGTGTCCCAGCACAGCTAAGCCAGCACCTCCAAGAGCCAAATCCACGTAAACTGGGACACAGAAGGGGCAGGATGGGGGTCTGGAGTCCTAAGTCTGTGTTTGCTGTCAGGGCATTTACAGATGCTGACGTCCGCTTGGGACCTGGCTGCTTTACAAGGCTGTTTACAGGGAGATCTGCCCCTGCTCCAGGGTGCACTTCACATTTTGTTCTAGTCCACGTCTCTTATTTACTGCTGTTGGCACAGGTATCCAGGCAGTGTGTTTATTTATTGGCATATTGTGGACTTACACATTAATGTCTTCCTTCTGTTACAGAAAGCCACCAACAAAGCTACAGCTGTCAGTCAGGTCCTTGAAGCCTTCTTGGCACTCAAGCCTAAGCTAAGGATCACAAACAAATTTAACAAACAGCATCTGTGGGCCAACTTTTGCTTTATTACCCAGTTCCAAATTTGAGCTTTGCCTTttgtcttaaaatgtttttaattgcatCTAACTACATATGTAGATACATGCACCCAAACATCTAACCATGAAACCTCTGTCTCTATCACTATGAGTAACGAGCAGGCTCAGCTGTTGTGGGAACTGCTTGGGCCACTGCCCTCCGTGGTCCCCACTGCCCGCAGACTGTAACAGAGCGGGCAGGTTTTACGTCCCAccctccttcttttttcctcctcttttaccCCCACTTCACTGATCTACCTACCTTTGCCCTTCCAGGTCTCCGTTTTCCTTCATTCCCTCCCCTCCAGGGGTCTCTCCCTTCAGCCTCTTATTTGAGCAAGCTCAGGctctcccacctctcctcctgcccttcctgacCCTCTCTCCTGTGCCCCCAGCCCTCTCTCCTCACCATctccccttctccagcttctgcagCCATTGCACACAGCAACAGCAAACCGTCTCCCCACGCCGGAGCAGCCAAACAGCCTGCCACAGCAGCCCGGCAGGGCCCAGGAGCCACACATCGGCCGCAAGGCTGGTCCCGACTGTCTTGGCTTGTTTTCACGTCCTGAATCAACAGGGAGGGAGGTCAAGACTCCTCTTGGTACGCCGGTCGGCCGTGAGATGACACACTCAGTTTCCTCATCTTCTGTGCAGAGGCTGCAAAGAGCATGTCCCTCATCCATGTCCCATCTTTGACTTCATTATGCAGTTTGCAcgatacaggtttttttttaaaactatgtaaTAATCTGTTAGTAATTTGTTTTTACTGTGAGCACCACAAGCATAAAAGAGTTAAGTGGTCATGAGGGTAAGTTTACCCCAGGATGTATGGAAGAGCAGGAGACAGAAATCCAGAATCCCTGTTGTGCGTCACGACCTCAGGATAATTTATGCCTTGTGCTTACCCACCCATTGGGAGGAAAAAGCACACCAATTATTCCTACAGACAATGCTCTAGATAAGATGAGTTATAATAAGAGTTAAGAAGCACGCATCTTATAtctgaacaaaacaaagcaacaccGCAATTTATATATAATaggtaatttttatttaaaaaaacattgcaaCTGACAGAGAAAATAAACTCCATGAAATGTGCCATACATTCAAAGAGATGTATTTGAAGTAACTGATTTCTTACTCTCTGAGGTGATCATTGATACAGATACTTCCTGacaattaaagaacaaaaacaaagttCTGTAACATTTTGTCCCTAAAGTATCTTGCAAGATGCAGTTCAAGAGTTCCTGGCCATGAGTCCTGCCTTGCTAAATGCCACATACAGAAGATGACTTTAGACATGGTTTCACTGGCTTCCCTTCCAGCATTTGCAGCTCTGGAGTGAATGAGACTGGTCTGCAGAGCTCACTGGTTTGTGTACTGATGACAGACTCAAGAATCTGCCCAGGGAAGAgtcccaaaaggaaaaacaacagttgTTTTATCCTCAGTAATACCTGTAGTTCAAAGCCAAAGAGGTGGCCAAAAGTGTGCACTCCCAGGTGAAGCTATAACATGCAGAAGTATATTTCTTAAGAGCCATTTATTTCTTATATCCCCGTTTCATAGAATATTAGAAAAAGACCACCATATACAAAAATCTTATCAGTACAagttatttagaaaaaaaccttCAGACCATTAAAACACACAAGAAAGTGTTTGTTTGCATACAGTAGAAATACAATCCTCATTAAAGCAGCATACCGGAGAAGCCAGTTGTTAAGTAAGTTTTC
Coding sequences within it:
- the KCNG2 gene encoding voltage-gated potassium channel regulatory subunit KCNG2 translates to MYHKMALLTGNADPEFSSYSFNNLENLREVQTKKGFFYKKAKLLHPGEDLCCLARLDDRTRFVIINVGGIKYKVPWTTLENCPLTRLGKLKSCNNYDEIMNICDDYDVSCNEFFFDRNPSAFRTIMTFLTAGKLRLLREMCALSFQEELVYWGIEEDHLEWCCKKRLQQKEEEAAEARLYEGEMVFSETTQCAFQDSSRLSLCMRKLRDMVENPHSGIPGKIFACISISFVAITAVSLCISTMPDVREEEDRGECSRKCYDIFVLETVCVAWFSFEFLLRSIQAENKCAFLKTPLNIIDILAILPFYISLIVDMVSTKNSSKPGGGAGNKYLERVGLVLRFLRALRILYVMRLARHSLGLQTLGLTVRRCTREFGLLLLFLCVAMALFSPLVYLAESELGAKQEFTSVPTSYWWAVISMTTVGYGDMVPRSIPGQVVALSSILSGILLMAFPVTSIFHTFSRSYSELKEQQQRAASRQMRQLEESTKLPGGDSTQGLGVTVPPDAAGQEAQPTVDREAKRSC